A single region of the Fusarium fujikuroi IMI 58289 draft genome, chromosome FFUJ_chr05 genome encodes:
- a CDS encoding related to C2H2 zinc finger protein gives MDDSHFEPREPQHNEVRSRRRVAKRHQCPKPGCGKSFSRPSHLARHALNHSAIEFECPRCAASFKRRDLLERHKARHASKDRLAGGLGLGILRTKRHRRGRHRITPSSPGAQPSVPSRDQSRTVAIGQLGTDVVSSAIPEQGAMLGSDESTVGNFQQATERSATFDEAISAEPQGGILSTDGFDFLELGDMYHDSTFDFMHFNVTGDPHSPAGFRDLSLVPGQDDLPILPPSSLDFDQDGQLSHPIQDAPTLNSSTMRTSTECRSADPDEELPSPLPTVGHSKEETSSNSAEVDSLCSLGRLGLNNLHLTQTKRGEILGLINDMRPVYPDGISIDEKTADLSLDRMQEYLDLFFANFNSCYPMIHTPTLEVLDAEPLFLLSLIVFGATYKEKEDHQLSVCLYDAMTPYIMSGLSGIKVPDLSILQAFMVLECYGIYRAGAYQRENAIVMHTFLFNAIRRLSRYHVRARIMVPDLRIDHKKDWRAFAYHEQYKRLILFIFMWDTQNVSYYSFMPSMSTQSIQVNLPCSRRLWEAHDEDAWNAIISSKGDPPMINNMVKDFVEDGGSIWRETLDSLSLSFILHGLMSMFNDMVHFQNQSIYLGNAAQGNNSDWRCRMTAALELWKTKYDACAMGTRQTIDEDSSLHEFRQENVAFLALYHTAHIVVNADIRHLQIAAGAEAIFGHVVTSIEREESIRAVMEWVRVTPDSAGHAAWHAAQMIREGLLNLRNWKANGMFHYPWCLYIGVLTIWAFVHFSQDDSRRGCHHSLGGEDILQTQSKALMHQIISNMASCTPATIGRDLHRCCPHGLAIEVAKYLKTVRWTAAFEAMKVLEGIVDTESF, from the exons atggatgacaGTCACTTTGAACCTAGAGAACCACAGCATAATGAGGTGCGGAGCCGGAGGCGCGTAGCAAAGCGGCATCAATGCCCCAAGCCAGGGTGCGGAAAGTCATTCAGTCGGCCATCGCATCTCGCGCGGCACGCTCTGAACCATTCTGCTATCGAGTTTGAATGCCCCCGATGCGCTGCATCCTTTAAACGCCGCGATCTACTTG AGCGACACAAGGCCCGCCATGCAAGTAAAGACCGGCTAGCTGGCGGTTTAGGGCTCGGCATACTCAGGACGAAACGACATCGTCGGGGCCGACATAGGATAACGCCTAGCTCACCGGGTGCCCAACCATCGGTACCATCAAGGGACCAGTCGAGAACAGTGGCAATAGGCCAATTAGGAACTGATGTGGTCTCTTCAGCTATTCCTGAACAGGGAGCTATGTTGGGGAGCGACGAATCAACGGTCGGTAACTTCCAGCAAGCGACAGAGCGATCTGCCACGTTCGATGAAGCCATCTCGGCTGAACCTCAGGGAGGAATTTTGAGCACAGATGGCTTCGACTTTCTTGAGCTCGGAGACATGTATCACGACTCCACCTTTGACTTTATGCATTTCAATGTCACAGGTGATCCGCACTCTCCAGCCGGATTCCGAGATCTAAGCCTAGTTCCGGGCCAAGACGACTTACCTATCTTACCCCCAAGCTCTCTTGACTTTGATCAGGATGGCCAATTGTCTCATCCGATCCAAGACGCACCAACACTGAACTCATCAACGATGAGAACATCGACGGAGTGCCGGTCTGCAGATCCTGATGAAGAACTACCTAGCCCCCTGCCAACAGTAGGTCACAGTAAGGAAGAGACAAGCAGTAATTCCGCAGAAGTGGACAGTTTATGCTCTCTTGGGCGCCTGGGACTGAATAACCTGCATCTGACGCAAACAAAGAGGGGGGAGATTCTCGGGCTCATCAACGATATGAGACCAGTTTACCCAGACGGCATATCGATCGACGAGAAGACGGCAGACCTCTCGCTCGACCGAATGCAGGAGTACCTAGACTTATTCTTTGCTAATTTCAACTCTTGCTACCCCATGATACACACACCGACACTTGAGGTTCTCGACGCGGAGCCATTATTCCTGTTATCTCTAATTGTCTTTGGGGCTACATataaggagaaagaagaccaTCAACTTTCTGTCTGCTTGTATGATGCCATGACGCCATACATCATGAGCGGGCTCAGTGGGATCAAGGTTCCTGATCTTTCCATTCTGCAGGCCTTTATGGTATTAGAATGTTATGGGATATATCGGGCTGGGGCATACCAACGGGAAAATGCGATTGTGATGCATACCTTTTTGTTCAAC GCTATAAGGAGACTGTCCCGTTACCACGTACGGGCCAGAATAATGGTTCCCGACTTGAGGATAGATCATAAGAAGGACTGGAGAGCATTTGCTTACCATGAGCAGTACAAACG CTTGATATTATTTATCTTCATGTGGGATACGCAGAATGTGAGCTACTACTCGTTCATGCCAAGTATGTCTACCCAATCAATTCAAGTGAACCTACCATGCTCTAGGCGGCTTTGGGAGgcacatgatgaagatgcatgGAACGCGATAATTTCATCGAAGGGTGATCCTCCAATGATCAACAATATGGTAAAGGACTTTGTCGAAGATGGGGGAAGCATATGGCGTGAGACCTTGGACAGCTTATCTCTGAGCTTCATCTTGCACGGTTTGATGTCGATGTTCAACGACATGGTCCATTTTCAGAACCAGTCCATCTATCTTGGAAATGCTGCACAAGGGAACAACAGCGATTGGCGCTGTCGGATGACGGCTGCACTGGAGCTCTGGAAGACAAAATACGATGCCTGCGCTATGGGGACAAGACAAACCATCGATGAAGACTCGTCGCTACACGAGTTCCGCCAGGAAAATGTGGCTTTTCTTGCGCTTTATCACACAGCCCATATTGTCGTCAATGCGGATATCCGTCACCTTCAGATTGCAGCAGGCGCTGAGGCTATCTTTGGACATGTTGTAACAAGCATAGAGCGCGAAGAGAGTATCAGGGCGGTGATGGAGTGGGTACGAGTGACTCCTGACTCGGCTGGTCATGCTGCGTGGCACGCTGCACAGATGATCCGCGAGGGCCTATTAAACCTGCGGAACTGGAAGGCTAATGGCATGTTCCATTACCCGTGGTGTCTCTACATCGGCGTCTTGACGATTTGGGCTTTTGTGCATTTCTCGCAGGACGATAGCCGTCGAGGCTGTCATCATAGTCTTGGTGGAGAGGATATCTTGCAAACACAGTCAAAGGCTCTTATGCACCAGATCATCTCAAACATGGCATCTTGTACCCCAGCGACCATTGGCAGAGATCTGCATAGATGTTGCCCGCATGGTCTGGCTATTGAAGTGGCAAAGTATCTCAAGACAGTTCGATGGACTGCTGCTTTCGAAGCAATGAAGGTCCTTGAGGGCATTGTGGACACGGAGTCATTTTGA